ACAATGTACTTCTCAGCCGATGATCCAAGCAGCCCAATTGCACGGAAGATGGGATCCCTAACTAGGCTTACTTGAGAAAAATAATGCAAAACAAAATTTAGCTAAATATTTAATTTCCTCCATGTTGACTGTATATAAAGGCATCAAGCTGTTACATTTTCTAGAGACAGTAATCTAAATCAGTTGTCAACCAATTGTTAACACTGACTAACACAGTGTGGAGATTAAGGTCTGCTTAAAATTTATAACCGATACCATTTTCTTTTCTACAAAGGGAGAAAGTTAATTAATGATAGTTGTTCAAAATACACTAGAAACAAACTAGTTCCCACTTGAGCTGATTCTGAATGATTTCAAGTCAAGGGTTCACCTTGTCAAGTACCAAAGAAGGAGGCCATGCCATGATGTAGGGATACAAACTGTCCGGGTAAAGCACATGACAGAGCTTATTCAGCTTCCCTGTTTCTAGGCAGAATGATAGGAACCAGCCTGATAAAATGGGTTCCGGCTCATAGAATATAGACATGTATACAACGCCATTGACGATGGCTAAAATCTTCAGCTCATGATCATCCACTGGGCGATTGCCAGTGAGCGCATGGATCGCCGGCAACAACGGGAATGTCTTGTCCAGCATCCACCGCTCGATGCCGTCATCGTCGGCTCTCCGGGACCAGAGAACAAGCGTGAGTTTGACGGCGCAGATGACGCAGAGCTTACCATCCCTGGTCTCGCCAGCCGTAAGTGCTCCTTGCCCTCCAATGTGCGGAGGCAGTTCTATTCGAGAGAACTGCAATGTAGCGGTGTTCAGCACGCGTGCACTGGCTCGGCTCGCTTGTGTCCAGTAGATGTCCCCATTCACCAGCACTCCACTGTGGGCAGTATAGTCCTTGTGCTCAGGCTGCAGGTCAGGCTCGATGCTTGAAGCCTCCACCCACGGGAAGATCTGCCACTCCATGGTTTCTGATGAGATGACGGCGGCTTGCGCTCCGTAAACTTCGTGACAGACACAGATAACGCGGAACGGACCCGGGTCTTCTTCGGAGGAGAGGACATGGAACTCAACGTACATCTCCTTGCAGATCTTGCGGGGCGGCTTGGGGAGGAGATGCAGGACACGTGTGAGGGGGTTGTAGACGGCCATGTGGTTGGTGTTCTGGCTGATGAGAACAACGTACCCATCGCGGCAGTCCCTGATTAACCATTTGGGGGCGGATCCCTCGTCGTTGTTGGGGAGGCGGGTGAGGAAGAAGTCGGCGCGACGGACGACCGCGGCGATGTCCGGGTCCGGGCGCAGGCGGAGCGGACGGAAAGCAGGGGTGTTGAAGTCGGGGATGTTGATGAATATGCCGATGAGTGGGGGAGAACGGAGCTCGCGGAAGCAGCGGCGGAAGGTGGGGCATGAGCGGACGGCGCGGAGGGAGGAGCGGCAGGTGAGGGCGGCGCGGACGAGAGCCGGGAGGGAGGGGAGGCGGATGAATATTTCTCGCAGGAGGTCGTCGCCAAGGGCGCATATGGTGGTCGGAGCGGCCGGTGGGGATTTCGGCTTcttcggcagcggcggcggcaggtCATAGGCCATGGCGCGAGCGCGACACAGCGTATGAGGGAAGGAGTCCATCTCGTTTCAACCAGCAAGGAGAAGGAAGAGTGCCGTGGGCCTAAGAAAGCCTGTGGAAAAGGGAGTAGCTAGCTCACGGGCCCAGTATGGTAAAAGGGCCTGCTAGGTGAGATACATGTGATTTGATCCTATTCTTGTACCTCCAAATATCTTTGATTAATAAAGAAGGATCTTAAGCTAAAAAAAAATATGctgttcacaaaaaaaaaaatgtgatttttatagagcaaacaaaatgtgATTTATATGCTATGCTTCTCTTCGTATAAGTATTGCAATGATGACATTCAAAATGAAACAAGGCTACTTAGCTTGATGGCAAAATCGGCTACCAAACTGTCTTCACAACATAAAAGTTGCCACTCTTACATTGGTTGTCTAACTTTTAGCTACATGAAGACCAAGCATATACACTAAACCGTAAAACTGCCAGAACCTTAAATAATTGCTCTTTTATGGTTTTGGCACAAAAAATTACCCGAAATAGATGGACCAAAGATGGCCTTTATCTCTTTTCGTATCACGAGGGGCATATCATATCAGCTTCCTCCCTTCCCGCTTCCGCGCCACCTCCGAACCTCGCCCAATCTCGCCTTCTGTCATCGCCTCGCTGCGCAAACACCACCATGACCTCTGCCGAATCGACTGCCCCTTGTCGTTGTCACATATACGGAGGGTCCCTCCGTAGTCGCTCTTGTGGCGCCAAAGAGTTTCGTCGTCACTTCTGTGCCTCCTCGCGCAGCGACAGAACCTCGCACGTCACCGGTAGACCAAGTGGATCCTGCATCTGGGGCAGCCAAtcccgtgaagccgaagagacaaGGCAGCCGCGTCATTCAAAAGTGTGAACCGACTGTGCTGCCACTGGCGCGAGCTCGGGGTGTGAAGACGAAGACGGTGGTTCGTCATAGCGCAACGATGTAAAAACTATAGACTGTTGCATCTATTGTCTAGCTAGCCATTATCATATTTGCTCAGAATTTCAAAATCCTGATTTACAGTTTCACACGAGGTTTTATGCAGGATTTGTTCGGCGGAAACCCGCCCTTATCCACATTTTCAAGGGGCGAGTTTGACGGTATCTATTAGAATTTCTCTTAAAAACTTACACTTTGAAAGCCAGGATTAAATTCAATTGAACCAATAGAATCATACGTCTAGCAAAATATGCAACATATGCAAAATAAGAAAGTAAGGGTATTTACGTGTAATTTCGTCAACAAGTTCCCCCTTCCTCGATCAAAACAAAGATAATTCATGTTGTTTTACATGAACTTCGAAGATGACGGGCCTTTAGGGAAAATTCAGAAATGATTCTCAAACTTCTTATTAGAAAGCTATACAACATTTGGGATCACGATAGAGTATGTCAATAGATGCAAGTATGGAGGTTCTGCCTCAATtactgaagggattcgtagcatagaaaacaaaaaattcctaccgcaagaacgaataataaGCCAATATCCAATCtaaaagatggtagcaacgagaagatcatgagactaactcgaagatttccaaagcctacgagattagatctcgttgttgctatagttgatcacttgccgctttcgaaagcgcgtagaagatcttgacggtgccacagtcgggcagcacctccgtactcggtcacactttcgatgttgatgacgacgtccttctccccgttccagcgggcagaggatgtagtagatcctcctcggaatcccgacagcacgacggcgtggtggcggtggtggtggagatctccggcagggcttcgccgtaagcgctgcggaagaaggaggaggtagaag
This Lolium perenne isolate Kyuss_39 chromosome 1, Kyuss_2.0, whole genome shotgun sequence DNA region includes the following protein-coding sequences:
- the LOC127334491 gene encoding uncharacterized protein, which translates into the protein MAYDLPPPLPKKPKSPPAAPTTICALGDDLLREIFIRLPSLPALVRAALTCRSSLRAVRSCPTFRRCFRELRSPPLIGIFINIPDFNTPAFRPLRLRPDPDIAAVVRRADFFLTRLPNNDEGSAPKWLIRDCRDGYVVLISQNTNHMAVYNPLTRVLHLLPKPPRKICKEMYVEFHVLSSEEDPGPFRVICVCHEVYGAQAAVISSETMEWQIFPWVEASSIEPDLQPEHKDYTAHSGVLVNGDIYWTQASRASARVLNTATLQFSRIELPPHIGGQGALTAGETRDGKLCVICAVKLTLVLWSRRADDDGIERWMLDKTFPLLPAIHALTGNRPVDDHELKILAIVNGVVYMSIFYEPEPILSGWFLSFCLETGKLNKLCHVLYPDSLYPYIMAWPPSLVLDKVNP